A genomic window from Euzebya rosea includes:
- a CDS encoding InlB B-repeat-containing protein, translating to TIGSFEHILTATTVGPFAANHTPNPAHTASVDWIQNANDPLTDEDGDPTPPPPTDHTVQVDVVGAGSVTSDPEGPGHPDGTLVTLSAHPDAGWTFDGWSGDITSTDNPLQFVVEDDTTLVATFAELPTHSLESDDFSAGWDTDRWVEVDPVGDGTVGVSGQGTEQASIDLSVPAGTSHDPWRTNRALQLLQPVADIDVFVQVGFLGVPVERYQMQGLMVVEDDDNWLRIDFVHVGSRLRVYAGSTVDGRTTTELATTITASGPVALRVDRAGDTWTVEWSDDGTTFHGAGVFDHPIAMTRLGPFVANHTPNPAFVAEVDYVMNLDAPLATEDGQPWDDQPNPDPDPDPGPGPEPAITDQPEDTLVGPDGTASFAVGVSGTPEPSIQWLRNGVPIHGATSATLQLAAELEQDGSTFVARATNTHGTVDSDPAVLHIGQDAPTWWSDAHDHRVTLTATPADAVDGALVVFDVDLPAALAAAGATDTDVDVDGLRLVEVDAAGVVIDDAVDFQLDERDGPAAGELVVRLGGVTAAGTSRSFDLYVTTGDSGLSPQDVAPQVTVQGDTAQGHPVARTATPAGEWTYQMDGGAFANLVDVAGNDWISWSTAPGALGEYRGIPNLVYPAGSLRPGATNATTVVSGAGPLRATLETTTSDGWAVRWDITPTHATMEVLTAPSRYWFLYEGTPGGVLDPTLDTVTRPGGVVTPAHEAWTEDLAGDEHVVVTDGPTGRSLFVAAHADDTTVDSYRAMDEVMTVLGLGRENLARHLSGSGWVVSVGLVDGDPGAAIDAARATIDGTTGPAEVRGGPASGDQVPPAMVDVDVTVGETTATIVWTTDEPASGVVEWGVAAPGADGTATDGALVTDHLLDIDGLTAGTTYRYTVSGRDAAGNHATTAEATFTTSGGGGGGPGGGAGPSIAVWYGDHQEVGASGTTSVWTEVLGNVTDPDGVASLTYTLDGGPSQPLSLGPDLRRLQFPGDFNVEIDNTLLPPGEHTVVLTATDSLGNTSTRSVVIDRVAGTAPMPFVVDWDTAGAIGAVGHVVDGLWSTASGALRTSQLGYDRVVAVGDLTWTNMDVVVPFVVHGLGPDSGTPQSGAPLVGLGLRWRGHSNESGEQPSIGFWPIGAYTWYRWQNGGRVELYASGGSPVDRTYVPLEFGTPYVMHARAVTVGVETTYQYSVWPEGEPEPPWQVELTTSNGHLSGSVALIAHHADVSFGTVTITDPGT from the coding sequence CTCGTCACCCTCTCGGCCCACCCCGACGCCGGCTGGACCTTCGACGGCTGGTCCGGGGACATCACCAGCACCGACAACCCGCTGCAGTTCGTCGTGGAGGACGACACCACCCTGGTCGCCACGTTCGCCGAGCTGCCCACCCATTCCCTCGAGTCAGACGACTTCTCCGCGGGCTGGGACACCGACCGCTGGGTCGAGGTGGATCCGGTCGGCGACGGCACCGTCGGGGTGTCCGGCCAGGGGACCGAACAGGCCTCGATCGACCTGTCGGTGCCGGCGGGGACCTCCCACGACCCGTGGAGGACCAACCGGGCGCTGCAGCTCCTTCAGCCGGTCGCCGACATCGACGTCTTCGTCCAGGTCGGCTTCCTCGGTGTGCCGGTCGAGCGGTACCAGATGCAGGGGTTGATGGTCGTCGAGGACGACGACAACTGGCTGCGAATCGACTTCGTCCACGTCGGCAGCCGGCTGCGGGTGTACGCCGGCAGCACCGTCGACGGCAGGACGACCACCGAGCTGGCCACGACCATCACCGCGAGCGGTCCTGTCGCCCTCAGGGTCGACCGTGCCGGCGACACGTGGACCGTGGAGTGGTCCGACGACGGCACGACGTTCCACGGCGCCGGCGTGTTCGACCATCCGATCGCGATGACCCGGCTCGGCCCGTTCGTCGCCAACCACACCCCCAACCCGGCCTTCGTCGCGGAGGTCGACTACGTGATGAACCTGGACGCCCCGTTGGCGACCGAGGACGGTCAGCCGTGGGACGACCAGCCGAATCCGGACCCCGACCCCGACCCCGGCCCGGGACCCGAACCCGCGATCACCGACCAGCCCGAGGACACGCTCGTCGGCCCGGACGGCACCGCCAGCTTCGCGGTTGGGGTCAGCGGGACACCCGAACCGTCGATCCAGTGGCTCCGCAACGGCGTGCCCATCCACGGGGCGACGTCGGCAACCCTGCAGCTGGCTGCCGAGCTCGAGCAGGACGGTTCGACGTTCGTGGCCAGGGCGACGAACACCCACGGCACGGTCGACAGCGACCCCGCGGTCCTGCACATCGGCCAGGACGCCCCGACCTGGTGGAGCGATGCCCACGACCACCGCGTGACGTTGACGGCAACGCCGGCGGACGCGGTGGACGGCGCGCTCGTCGTGTTCGACGTGGACCTCCCGGCAGCGCTGGCAGCGGCCGGGGCGACCGACACCGACGTCGACGTCGACGGGCTGCGCCTGGTCGAGGTCGACGCGGCGGGGGTGGTGATCGACGACGCCGTGGACTTCCAGCTGGACGAACGGGACGGTCCGGCGGCGGGCGAGCTGGTGGTTCGGCTGGGTGGCGTGACCGCGGCCGGCACGTCCAGGTCGTTCGACCTGTACGTCACCACCGGCGACAGCGGACTGTCCCCGCAGGACGTGGCCCCGCAGGTCACGGTCCAGGGCGACACGGCGCAGGGGCACCCCGTAGCCAGGACCGCGACCCCGGCTGGGGAGTGGACCTACCAGATGGACGGAGGCGCCTTCGCCAACCTCGTGGACGTCGCCGGCAACGACTGGATCAGCTGGAGCACCGCACCCGGTGCGCTGGGCGAGTACCGGGGGATCCCGAACCTCGTCTACCCGGCCGGCAGCCTGCGACCCGGGGCGACCAACGCCACGACCGTCGTGTCGGGTGCGGGGCCGCTCCGGGCAACACTGGAGACCACCACCAGCGACGGATGGGCGGTGCGATGGGACATCACCCCCACGCACGCGACGATGGAGGTCCTGACGGCTCCCTCGAGGTACTGGTTCCTCTACGAGGGGACCCCGGGCGGCGTCCTCGACCCGACGCTGGACACCGTCACCCGGCCGGGTGGGGTCGTGACCCCCGCGCACGAGGCCTGGACGGAGGACCTGGCCGGGGACGAGCACGTCGTGGTCACCGACGGTCCCACCGGCCGGTCGTTGTTCGTGGCTGCGCACGCCGACGACACCACGGTGGACTCCTACCGGGCCATGGACGAGGTCATGACCGTCCTCGGACTGGGGCGCGAGAACCTCGCTCGCCACCTGTCCGGTTCGGGCTGGGTGGTGTCCGTCGGGCTGGTCGACGGCGACCCCGGGGCGGCCATCGACGCGGCCCGGGCCACGATCGATGGCACCACCGGCCCGGCCGAGGTGCGCGGCGGCCCGGCCAGCGGCGATCAGGTCCCGCCGGCCATGGTCGACGTCGACGTCACGGTGGGCGAGACCACCGCAACCATCGTGTGGACGACCGACGAGCCGGCCTCCGGCGTCGTCGAGTGGGGTGTGGCCGCCCCCGGGGCCGACGGGACGGCCACGGACGGCGCGCTGGTCACCGATCACCTGCTCGACATCGACGGCCTGACCGCTGGCACCACGTACCGCTACACCGTCAGCGGGCGGGACGCGGCAGGCAACCACGCGACGACCGCCGAGGCGACGTTCACGACCAGCGGTGGAGGCGGCGGCGGACCGGGAGGGGGTGCCGGACCGTCCATCGCCGTCTGGTACGGCGACCACCAGGAGGTCGGGGCGTCGGGGACCACGTCGGTCTGGACCGAGGTGCTGGGCAACGTCACCGATCCCGACGGGGTCGCCTCGTTGACCTACACCCTGGACGGCGGGCCGAGCCAGCCGTTGTCGCTCGGTCCCGACCTGCGGCGGCTGCAGTTCCCCGGCGACTTCAACGTGGAGATCGACAACACCCTCCTGCCCCCGGGCGAGCACACCGTGGTCCTGACCGCGACCGACAGCCTCGGCAACACCTCGACGCGATCGGTGGTCATCGATCGTGTCGCCGGAACGGCACCGATGCCGTTCGTCGTCGACTGGGACACGGCAGGGGCGATCGGCGCGGTCGGACATGTCGTCGACGGCCTGTGGTCGACGGCCAGCGGCGCGCTGCGGACCAGCCAGCTCGGCTACGACCGGGTGGTCGCGGTGGGCGACCTGACCTGGACCAACATGGACGTCGTCGTCCCGTTCGTCGTGCACGGGTTGGGGCCCGACAGCGGGACCCCGCAGAGCGGTGCGCCGCTGGTCGGCCTCGGACTGCGCTGGCGGGGACACAGCAACGAGTCCGGCGAGCAGCCCAGCATCGGCTTCTGGCCCATCGGCGCCTACACCTGGTACCGCTGGCAGAACGGTGGCCGGGTCGAGCTGTACGCGAGTGGCGGCTCGCCGGTGGATCGCACGTACGTGCCGCTCGAGTTCGGGACGCCATACGTGATGCACGCCCGGGCAGTCACCGTCGGCGTGGAGACCACCTACCAGTACTCGGTGTGGCCCGAGGGCGAACCCGAACCGCCCTGGCAGGTGGAGCTGACCACGAGCAACGGGCACCTGTCGGGCAGCGTCGCCCTGATCGCCCACCACGCCGACGTGTCCTTCGGCACCGTGACGATCACGGACCCGGGGACGTGA